The following nucleotide sequence is from Roseivirga sp. BDSF3-8.
ATGTCGTGAGTCCAGTAGTATGAAAAGACAAACCAGGTTTTCCCTTTCCGTGAGGTACTTTTTGGTCATCTTATCAAACTGGTCCCGCTGGGTCTTACTCACCTTGGCATAACCGTAACCGGGCAAGTCAGCAAGGTACCAGTCTTCGTTAATCATAAAGTGATTAATCTCTCGCGTCTTTCCCGGCTGTCCGGAAATCTTTGCCAGCTTTTTACGATCGGTCAGCATATTGACCAGGCTGGACTTACCTACGTTTGACCGTCCGATGAAGGCATACTCCGGCCTGTCTGCCACGGGGCATTTGGCCGGGTCGGTATTGCTCATCAGAAATCGGGCTTGTTTGATCTTCATGGATGAAGGCCTTTTGTTAAAGGTCAGCAAAATTAACAGATAGCGCATCAATATGTAAGCCCCGGGCCGAATTGATTTGCATAAAAAATTTTAACAGGTAGACGCCGAATCTTACATTACTCTTAGAGAGTGGTATAGCAAGGACATCACCGCCATTTCTCGACACTTCTCCTGACCCCGGGTAGGTGGGTAAGCTGTTTTTTTGAAAAAAATCTTCAAAAGGTGGTTTCAGGCAAGTTTGATGTCAGAAATATGCATTAGTTAAACTTTTTTCTCTTTTAAATTAAATCTTTATTGCTTTAACTTATTTATCAGACAGCGAGTAACTTAAACTTAATAACAGGATGTTGAAAAGGTACTTGATCCTTTCCGCACTATTGGTCTGTTTTCTGACAGCCCACACAGACCTTTACGGACAGGAGAATAACAAGCAAATTGCCGCCGACCTTGTGGAAATTGCCGAGGGAGTACTTAATGAAACCAAGGCGATCGTACAGGCCTGCGATATGTTTATCCAGGCGGCAGAGACCGACCCTAACAACATCAAGGCTAACTTTATGGCCGGGCAGCTTTGTCTGGAAACCACAAAGAAGCCTCTGGCATCAAAGTATTTTAAGCGCGTAGCGTCCCTGGACGCTGAATATCGCTTTGACATCAACTACCTCATAGCCAGAGGCTACCAGTATGATCAGGATTATGATAATGCCCTCAAGTACTATAACCTGTACCGTACCAAGGCTATAGAAGAAAAGAACTACCGTGGGCTGGACCGTAAGATGCTTAGTGACGTAGAGCGCCGGATTTTCGAGTGTGAAAATGCTAAGAACTACCGTGCCAATCCGGCTAATTATAAGATCGTGAACGTGGGGGGAGCTATCAATAGTGAGTGGGATGACTATGCTCCTGTACTGAATGAGGATGAAACGCTGATGATCTTCACCTCCCGCCGCCAGGAGGGCAACCTGAACCCTGACGTGTTTGAGGATAACTTTTACTATGAGGACATCTTTTACTCAGTGAAAGAAAATGGCAAATGGTCGCCTGCCCAAAACATCGGAGAGAATGTAAATACGCTGTACTTTGATAGTAATATTGCCCTGAGCGCCGACGGTAAATTCCTGTACCTGTTTAATGATGAGAACGGCGGAGACATCTACGTGTCTGAAAACCTGGGTAATAATGAATGGTCCTCACCCGAGCCTATGGATGGGGCCATCAACTCAAGCTTTGCCGAAAATTCCATATCGACATTGGATGGTAATACCATCTTCTTCAGCAGCAACCGCCCAGGCGGACGGGGTGAGCTCGATCTTTACGTAGCCACCCGGGATAATCGCGGCAATCTGACCAAGGTCAAAAACCTGGGGCCAACCATTAATACGGAATACGATGAGGAGAGCCCCTTTATTGATTACGATGGCAAAACTCTATACTTCAGTACCCGTGGGCGCGAAGGCATGGGGGGCTTTGATATTTTCAAAACAGAATACGACAGTACCACACAGGAATGGAGCGAACCGGTAAACCTGGGCTACCCGATTAACACCCCTGATAACGATGTTTTCTTCGTAAGTACAAAAGACGGCAAACGTGGCTACTATGCCTCGGTACGCGAAGACGGTATGGGCTTTACCGACATCTACATGGTAACTGTACCGGATAACTCAGAAGGTTCAGAAACCCTGGCCAAGGAGGCTGAAGACCTGGAAAAGCCTGATAATAAAAATGTCGAAGCCAACATACAGGCAAAAGAGGAGCCGGAAACTGAAGAGACCGAGGAGCCTGCAGAAATGCAGCCCGTAATAGTCATGCTCAAAGTAAGAGATGCTGATACCCGCATGCCCCTGGAAAGCCGTGTAAGGCTACGTACGGTAGAAGGCAACCTGGAAGCAGGCTACGAGCGCGTAGAAGACGGCCTTTACCGGTTTGAAGTGACCACGCCCGAGCCCACAGAGTATATGCTTACTGTGGAAAGCGACGGGTACCTCTTCAAAAACCTGAAAGCCAAGCTACCAGGTACCTCGCCCGAAGGCACAGAAATAAATCGTAGCATAGAACTGACCAAGCTCCGCACCGGTGTAAGCTCCGTGCTCAGAAACATTTACTTTGACTTTAACAAGGCCACCTTTACGAAAGACAGCTACTTCGAACTGAATAAGCTGGAAAGGCTGCTGCAGGAAAACGCAAACATCAGCGTGGAAATAGCCGGCCATACTGATAACATAGGCGCCAAAGCCTATAATAAGGATCTCTCGCAGGCTCGTGCTAATGCTGTGGTAAGCTACCTGGCCAATAAAGGCATAGACCGCCGCCGCCTGCAGGCCGTAGGGTATGGCGAAGAAAAGCCGCTTGCCTCTAATGATAATGAGAAGGACGGTCGCGAACTGAACCGCCGAGTAGAGTTCAGAGTAGTCGGAGAATAAGCCCTGGAGCTACCTTATGAGGTAAGTAAACCAAATACGCTTAAAAATTGTATTGATGAGGTCGGGAGCTATCCCGACCTCTTTTATTATAAGCAGGCCTGTAGGCCGCTATGCCCTTCGCATCAGACATCATCCGGACCAGAGGCCGGAGCTTTCAGGTTTTTCTAGTATTATTGTATCGCCGTTTGCAAACGGAAGGCGGGACGGAATCCCGGCCAACCTCCGAGGCAACTAACATGAAACAGACTTATGGCAGTAGTACCTTATAAGGATAAGCAGGAAGGAAAGAAAGAGCAGGTGGCAACGATGTTTAACAACATCAGCCGCAAGTATGATTTTCTCAACCACTTCCTTAGCGCAGGCATCGACATCGTATGGCGAAAAAAGGCCATCCGTATGCTTAAACCCGAAAAGCCGAAGTTTATTCTGGACATAGCCACAGGTACCGGCGACTTTGCTATCGAATCACTTGCGCTAAACCCGGATAAAGTCATCGGTGTGGACATCTCCGAAGGCATGCTGGAGGTAGGCCGTGAGAAGATGAAGAAAAAAGGCCTGCAGGATAAGATCGAACTTCAGCTGGGAGATAGTGAAAGGCTGCTCTTTCCTGATAATAATTTTGATGCGGTCATCGTTTCCTTTGGAGTACGTAACTTTGAAAACCTGGAAAAAGGCCTGGCTGACATGTACCGTGTACTGAAACCCGGTGGGACAGTAGTCGTGGTGGAGTTTAGCCGCCCCAGGAAGTTTCCATTCAAACAGGCATACAATTTTTATTTTAAGAACATTCTTCCCCTTATCGGTCGCATGGTGTCAAAAGACAACTCGGCCTATACCTACCTGCCCGAGTCAGTACAGGCATTTCCTGACGGCCAGGCATTTTTAGATATTATGGGGAAAACAGGATTTGAAAAAACCACATGGACACCACTTACTTTCGGCATAAGCTCGATCTACACGGGAAAAAAATAGTGCTGGCAGCCCTATTGGCTACCCTGCTTATCCCCTTTGAATCCAATGCCCAAATCACCCGCGAAAAGTACAATCCTAATTACGACGAGCGGCCCATCCGCTACGGCTTTTTATTAGGGGTACAACGTGCTTCTCTGCAACCCCGGTACGATGAAAACTTCGTAACAGAGGATTTCGACACCACCTATGCCATACAGGCCCCCTGGTCTACAGGCCTCGTTATTGGATTTATAGGTCAGCTCAGGCTCAATCAGTACCTGGACCTGCGCCTTACGCCTATGGTTACGATAGCAGAATACGACCTGGAGTACACGTATGCCAAGAAAAAAGATGAGATAGCTACGGCCGAGACCGTATTTGTAAATCTGCCCCTGATGCTGAAATACAAAAGCTATCGCCGGGGCAACTACCGCATGTATATTACAGGAGGGGCCAATCCTTCATTTGAAGTAAGCGGAAGAAAAGAAGATGAAGGCGACGTGCAGCGCTTACCTATCCAGGACATGAACTTTGCCCTGGAATTAGGGCTGGGCCTTGATATTTACTATCCTTTATTTAAATTCTCTCCTGAGATCCGGTTTTCCAGGGGTATTGTGAACATGAAGAAGGACAGCAGGGAAAACCTTACGGAGGGACTGGATCGTATAACGACTAATACCGTAAGCTTACTTTTTCATTTCCAATGACCAAAATCGCTTTTATCACCGGTGCCACCTCTGGTATCGGTCTTGCCACAGCCAGGGACCTGGCTAAAAATAATTATAACCTCATCGTATGCGGTCGCCGTAGCGAGCGCCTGAACGCACTGAAAGATGAGCTTAAAGGGCAGGCAGAGGTATACCCCCTCACCTTTGATGTCCGTGACAGAGAAGCGGTGGAAGAAGCCATCGCGGGACTACCTGCCAAGTGGCAGGAGATAGATGTGCTGGTAAACAACGCAGGTAATGCCCATGGCCTCGATCCTATACAGGAGGGTAGCATTGATGACTGGGAGGCCATGATCGACATTAACGTAAAAGGCCTGCTCTACGTAAGCCGTGCCATAATTCCCGGTATGGTAGAGCGCCGGAAGGGTCATATTGTCAACATCGGCTCACTGGCAGGCAAAGAGGTATACCCCCGGGGTAATGTGTATAGCGCTACCAAGCACGCTGTAGATGCACTAAATAAAGGCATGCGAATAGACCTGAATGGCCATGGTATAAAAGTCACCGCCATAAACCCCGGGCTGGTAGAAACGGAATTCAGCGAAGTACGCTTTAAAGGTGACAAAGACCGTGCAGGCCAGGTGTACCAGGGCTACAAAGCTCTGGAGGCAGAAGATATAGCCGAAATTATCACCTTTACTGTCACACGGCCTCCTCATGTAGTGATGAGCGACGTACTGATACTGCCTTTAGCCCAGGCCTCTTCCACGCTGGTCAATAAGGAGTAGCCAGCTCCTTTAGCACTCCCTGGTTAAGGGTGTGAGGGCCATCGAACGATCTTATCTGATACCTGAGACCTGTTTCTTCAAGCAGGTCTTTTATTTGCCCTACCCTTTTTTCATCAATGTAGTCATCTTTCGTACCGTATACGAACCAGACCTCCTTACCCTCTAGTCGTTTACGTCCCAGCTCCAGGGGTACATCCGGCGGAAATACGCCTGCCCATATCACCAGCCGGTCAAAATGAATGCGCTCATCCATAGCAAAACGCGAAATGGTGGAGGCACCCTGTGAAAAACCGAACAGGGTGACCGGTACGGGCTGTAGAGGAGCTATCTCCATATCATAAACCGTATTGAGCATACCAAGATAGTTATCTATATCATTCAGGCGGTCTTCCTTTGTCATCCAGCTAGCCCCTACCCTGCCCTCAGTACCATTGAGATAAAAACGGTGCATACCCTCCGGGGCCACCACCTTTACTCCCTGTGAAGCAAGCGGATCAAAGTGCCTGATAAAGTATTTGGCCAGTTGGCCATACCCGTGGCAGGCCATCCATACCTGCCTGGGCTGTTTTATGTGGTCGTTAGTAAAATATCTCGATTGTATAGTAACGGATGTGGAATGTTCCTTCACGAAAAAGAATTTGTTATTGAAAATCAGAACTATCTGCCAGGTAAATTGTAGCTATACCAGCTTCTGCAGAATTTTTTGTAAATTTAGTTACCTGACTAAACTTTACTATTATGAAAAAGAAATTAGAATTAATCGACCTATCTGTAAAAAGTTTCATCACGAAACGCGCCGAATCAAAGATCCTTGGCGGGGACAAGCCAACAGCTAATAACTGTGCCAGTAACCCGTGCGAAAACAGCCTTTCATGCTATACCTGGGGCTGTGGTGGCTGTAGTGACATTAATACCCCCTGTATAGGATAATGACTTTGGGGTGGCCACTTGGCTGCTCCTTTTTATTTAATATCATTTAAAATTTCGACTATTATGAAAAAGAAACTAACACTGAACTCTCTCGAAGTAAAAAGCTTCGTAACTAACCAAGAAAAGGCAGGCATCCAGGGTGGTGAAAGATATACAGCCGTTTGTGCTGAGCCTACTGCTCCTGCCAGCTGCCAGGATTGCGGACCTACTGTGACCTGCCCTACCTTTGGGTATGGAGACTGTACCAACTTCTACGAACCTTGTATAGGATAATTTCACATGAGCGGCCCCGGGGCCGCTCTTTTTATTTAGTGTCACATAAACTCAATTTGTCATGAAAAAGAAACTTGAATTAAAGAATCTGGAAGTCAAAAGCTTTATCACAAAAAAGGAAAACAGAATTAAAGGTGGAACAAGGTTAGATACCTATAACTGTGCTTCAAATCCTTGCGAGAATACGAACACCTGCGAGACATTCGGGTGCGGATTTTGCACCAATGTAGGTGAGCTTTGCATAGGATAATCCACCTATAAAACGTATGGCAGGTGCCAAAGTAGCCTGCCATTTTTATTCCCATAAAACCAAATGGCTATGAATAAGAAACTGAAATTGAATGAGCTGGCTGTAAACAGCTTTATAACAAGAACTTGAGCTTTCGCTATCAGGGGTGGTGATGAACAAAGTATCTTAGTCCAATGTCCATTCGGGCCTCCGGATGATACTTTGGATTACGATTGCGTTTCGGATAATCAGCATACGGACTGCTGTTAGGAGTATTTCTATCTGTCTAGAAAATAAAAGAGGCAGGCTGCTAGTGCAACCTGCCTCTTTTATGATCTGTTCTTTTCAGATAATTAGCTTTCGAATAATTCCGCCAGCTTGTTCTCCAAAGATTTACCACGAAGGTCTTTCGCTATGATTTTCCCCTCAGGGTCTACCAATACCGTGGCGGGAATAGCCTGGATGTTATAATCCTGCGCCGCCTGGTTATCGAAGTACTGCAAGTCAGACACATGCTTCCATGGCAGACCATCCTGCTCAATAGCTTCTACCCACTTGGCATGATCCCGGTCAAGAGACACCCCCAGAATTTCAAAGTTCTCATCTTCATACTCACTGTAAAGCTTTACCACGTTAGGATTCTCCATACGGCAAGGCTTACACCAGGCAGCCCAGAAGTCGATAAGTACATACTTACCGCGCAGTTCTGAAAGTTTAAGTGTGCCTCCGTCAGGAGTGGCCATTTCGATCTCCGGGGCCATGCTGCCCACGGCTGTTTTTCTTGCCTGGGCCACCTGATCAGCCGTCTGCTTCACGACCATTTCGTTAGGGTACTTCTCAGAAAGGTCAGCCAGTATCTGGTCAATAAGCTCACGGTCAGAATCGTAGCTAAGGAAGGCAAGTCCCTGCATGGCGGCAAGGCTACCTGTATTTCCTTCCAGCTTATCATGCACGATCGCCCGTACGCTGTCCTGTATCATCTGAGCCTCAGCCATATTGGCCTCCAGTGTAGCCGTATCACGCTCTTGTGAAGCAATGCGGTTGCGCTGAATAAGTCCGCCCATGCGCTGCTGCACATCCTGTCCTAACTTCTGAAAATCCAGAAGCAACTGCATATCTTCCGAACCGGAAGCTTCCACTGCTCCGCGCGGATGATTACCATCCACAACAAGGTTTACATCCTCATCATCGAGAATGACAGCAGCCTGCTGGCGATTATAAAAGTTGACCCGGTAATAGCCTGGCTCGGGGTCGAACGAAACAGAAAAGGTACTGTCCTCGGCAAGCTGAAGGGTATCTATAACAGAACCGGAACGGCTGTCCATGCGCATAAGCAGAATATCCCCCTCCGACTGTGGGTATCTCACCTTACCGGAAAGGGTAATCTCGCCATCATTACCTTCAGATGCAGAATTGCTGTCGCCGCACGAAGTCAGCGCTGCTAATCCCACACATGCCAGTAGAAAATATCTTTTAGCGTATAACATTATCAATTAACCTAATTCTTGACGTAATAATTCGTTTGTCTTTTTCGGATCGGCTTTACCGCCGCTCTTTTTCATCACTTCACCCATAAACATCCCTATGAGGCCTTTTTTACCCTTTTGGTATGCCTTTACTTTATCCGGATTAGCCTCCAGCACTTCACGAATGATAGGCAACAGCGCATCATCATTGCTTTCCTGCACCAGATTCAATTCCTCAGCCACCTGCTCCGGGGTCTTCTCCGGGTTATCAACCAAAGCGGGGAAGATGCTCTGCTGGGCCGCCGTCACACTCACCTTGTTTTCATCCACCATATTGATAAGTGTCGCTACCTGCGCAGGCTTTACAGCCAGTTCACTGGCATGTATGCCATGATCATTCAGGTGGCTTTTCACCGGCCCCATCATCCAGTTAGAAGCAGACTTATAGTTTGTCGTGTCTCGGCAGATAGCCTCAAAATACCTGGCAAACTCTTTATTGTCCGTAATAACTGAAGCATCATAGTCAGGCAAGCCATACTCCCGGGTGAAACGCTCATAAAGCTCCCAGGGCAGGCTGGGCATCGTACGGCGCACCTCCTCTATCCATTCGTCGGTTACAATTAGGGGACTGATATCAGGCTCGGGAAAGTACCGGTAGTCATTAAGCTCCTCCTTGGTACGCATACCGGCTGTAGTACCTGTGACGCTATCGAAAGTGCGGGTTTCGGAGGGAATACTATTTCCCTTCTCAGTCTCCGCTATCTGCCGCTCTATTTCATGGTCTATAGCGCGCGCCACATTCCGGATAGAGTTCATATTCTTCACTTCCACCTTCTTTCCCAGGCTGGTCTCGCCTACCGGCCTTATTGAAATATTGGCGTCGCAGCGAAGAGACCCTTCCTCCATATTGCCATCACATATGTCAAGGTACCGCACCAGGCGTCTTACCTCCGTAAGGAAAGCATAGGCTTCTTCCGAAGAATGTATATCAGGCTCGGTTACTATCTCTATCAGAGGCACCCCGGCCCGGTTATAATCCACCAGCGTATCCTCCTCACCCTGTACATGAATGGACTTTCCAGCGTCCTCTTCCAGATGAATACGGTTCAGCTGGATAGCCCTGGACTGTCCGCCAGCCAACGTGATATTTACCTGCCCTCCTATACATATAGGGGTTTTATCCTGGGTGAGCTGATACCCTTTGGGCAGGTCAGGGTAAAAGTAATTTTTACGGTCGAATATATTCTCCCTGCTGATCTCGCATGCACAAGCCAACCCCATACGCATGGCATAATCCATTGCCTTACGATTAGGTTTGGGGAGTGTGCCAGGATGGCCCAGGGTGATCACACTAACATGCCGGTTAGGCCGCCCGCCATACTCAGCAGAGTCAGAAGCAAACATCTTACTTTTTGTAAGCATCTGGGCATGTACTTCCAGCCCTATAACCGCTTCATACTTATTTCTTACTGACTCTTCCAGCATGGTATTATCGTTTTAGTGAAAGTAACGGTATCGGAAGAATCTTATTCCCCCAGCTTATCCTTTATCATTTTTTCAGCCACACGCACTACCTCAGACAGACCGGCCACATCCTTACCGCCGGCAGTAGCAAAGAAGGGTTGTCCCCCGCCTCCACCTTTAATTTCTTTGGCCAGTTCGCGCACCATCTGTCCGGCATTAAGACCTTTCTCTTTTACCAGTTCCTCATTGATCACCACAGCGATCTGGGGCTTACCTGCAATATCTGCCGCCAGTACAGCGACCAGGTTTTCTACCTCGTTTTTGAGCTCAAAGCCTATCTTCTTTAGCGCGTCTGCATTGGGCAAAGTCACCTGGGTGATAATGACATTAGCACCGCCAATAGCCTGTTGTTTGTCCATTAACTGCTGTTTCACAGCACCTGCCTGGCGGGCATGAAGCTGGTCTATCTCTTTACCAAGCTTATTGCGGTCATCTACTAACTGCTCTACAGCTTTAACCACATCTTTCGGGTTCTTGAGCAAGTCTTTCAGAGCAGCAAGGACGTCTTCCTGCTTACGCACGTAATCCTCAGCGGTATCACCGGTAATTGCCTCTATCCTTCTGACGCCGGCCGCTACAGAGGTTTCCGTTATTATCTTAAAAAGGCCGATGGTCCCCGTTGCAGGCACGTGAGTACCACCACAAAGCTCTACAGAGTACTGAGGATCAAAGGTGATCACGCGTACGAAGTCACCATACTTTTCGCCAAAGAGGGCCATTGCGCCCATTTCTTTAGCCTCAGCGATAGCGACATTACGCTTCTCTGCAAGCGGTATGTTTTCCCTGATTTTCCGGTTCACGATCCTTTCCACTTCTTCCAGTTGCTCATCGCTAACCTTTTCGAAGTGACTGAAATCAAAGCGGAGTATCTTTTCATTCACCAACGAGCCGCGCTGCTGTACATGATCCCCCAGCACCTGCCGCAGAGCAGAGTGCAATAGGTGGGTAGCGCTATGATTATAAGCTGTCAGTCTTCGCTTCTCAGCATTTACGACAGACTTTAGCTCCTGCTCAGGGTCTGCAGGCAGCTTTTCAGTATAATGGACGATCAGGTCATTTTCTTTCTTTGTGTCGATCACCCGAATCTTTTCACTTCCCGTATCCAAATAGCCCGTATCACCGGCTTGTCCCCCGCTTTCTGCATAGAATGGGGTCTGATCAAGCACAATGTGAAACAAAGTCTTCTTCTTATCTGCTACTTCACGATACTTGATGATCCGGCTATTGCTTTCCAGGTTATCGTATCCGACGAATACGTTTTCCTCATCACCCAATAGCACTGTCCAGTCACCTTTCTCCACAGCAGCAGCGCTCTTAGACCGCTCCTTCTGCTGCTTCATCTCTTGGGCAAAACCAGCTTCATCAACCTTCAGCCCATTCTCACGGGCAATGAGGGCCGTAAGGTCCAGCGGAAAGCCGTAGGTATCATTTAGTTCAAAAGCGAGAGCGCCACTGATGACTGTTTCTCCTTTAGTATTAAGCTCTTCACGAATCTGGTCAAGCCTCTTAAGGCCGTTTTCCAGGGTGCGGAGAAAATTAGCCTCCTCCTGTCTGATTACATTCGTTACAAAATCTTTCTGTTCGGCCAGCTCCGGGAATACCTCTGCAAACTGTGTCGCCAGCGGCTCCACTATTTTATGGAAGAAGGGCTCACTGAATCCCAGGAAGGTATACCCATAACGTACTGCCCTGCGCAGTATTCGGCGGATCACATACCCAGCCCGGTTATTTGAAGGCATTTGCCCGTCTGCTATTGCGAATGAAACAGCCCGTATATGATCCGCCACGACCCGTATGGCAATATCAGTCTCCTCATTCTCACCATAGGTTTTACCTGCCATGCCCGCTATCGTGCTGATAAGGGGTGTGAACACATCGGTTTCATAGTTGCTTTCCTTACCCTGTATAGCCATGCACAGGCGCTCAAAGCCCATACCGGTGTCCACATGCTTTTCGGGGAGAGACTCCAGAGAGCCATTGGCCAGGCGATTATACTGAATGAATACCAGGTTCCACACCTCTACCACCAGCGGATGATCCTGGTTTACCAGCGTATCACCGGGAGTCATTTTGCGGTCAGCATCCGGACGCAGGTCTATATGAATCTCTGAGCAGGGTCCGCAGGGTCCGGTATCCCCCATTTCCCAGAAATTGTCCTTTTTATTACCGTTAAGAATTCTTTCCGGTTGAATATGCTTTTGCCAGAAACCTCTTGCCTCGCTGTCTTCCGCAAGTGATTCGGAGGCATCCCCTTCAAAAACAGTCACATACAGGCGATCTTTGGAAAGGCCATAAACCTCCGTGAGAAGCTCCCACGCCCATTCGATGGCCTCCTTTTTAAAGTAGTCGCCAAATGACCAGTTACCCAGCATCTCAAACATGGTGTGGTGGTAGGTATCCATTCCCACCTCCTCCAGGTCATTATGCTTTCCGGAAACCCTTAAGCACTTTTGCGTATCAGCCACACGCTTTGCAGTAGCCACTTTATTGCCCAGGAAGTAGTCTTTGAACTGATTCATCCCGGCATTTGTAAACATCAGGGTAGGATCGTCCTTTAAGACCAGGGGAGCGGAAGGGACAACCTGATGAGATTTTGATTCAAAAAAGTCCAGAAACTTCTGGCGAATGGTAGCGGCTTCCATCATGCGACCGAATAATTTATTTCCTGTTTTTCAATCCCTTACGTAGCGCTTGTACGGAACTAAAACCGAATGTGAATTTTTTTCGGTATTTTTGTGTGGCTCGTAAGGAAAAATCGACCACAAAATTAACAGATTTTAGGATTACCCTAAGGTATGGCTCGAATAAAATACTACTACGATACGGAAACCTGCCGCTATGAGCGGGTAAAGGTTTCTAAGTGGGATACTTTACTCAATGGCCTTGGCTTTTTGTGCCTGGCACTTATCCTTGCTGTAGGTCTGGTATGGCTGTATTCCCTCAACTTCGAAATGCCAAAAGAGGCCCAGCTTCGTGAGGAAAACGAAGAGTTGAAACTCTACTATGAATTGGTAGACGAGGAGATGGGAAAAATGCGTAGGATGATGGCTGCTCTGCAGGACCGGGATGATAATGTTTATCGCGTGATCTTTGAGGCCGACCCTATCCCCGATGCAGTAAGACAGGCCGGAACAGGTGGAGCCCAGCGATATAAGGAACTGATGGAGCAGGACCTGAGCCAAGGCGAACTGATGATGAAGACCTTCAAGAAGATTGATAAGCTGAAAAAGCAAATGCTGATTCAGACCAACTCTTACGATGAAATCAATCGTATGGCTGAGGATAAAAATATTATGCTGGCCTCTATTCCTGCTATTCAGCCCGTATCTAATAAAGAACTGAAACGCCTCGCCTCAGGGTATGGCATGCGCATCCATCCCATTTACAAAACCCGTCGTATGCACGAGGGCATAGACTTTTCTGCACCGCGGGGCACTCCGATTTACGCAACCGGTAATGGAAAGGTAACAGTAGTACGCAGCAATTTTAGTGGATATGGTAAAGAGGTCGTAATAGATCACGGATACGGCTATAAGACCCGTTATGCACATATGGAGTCATTCAATGTGCGCCAGGGACAGGAAGTAAAGCGAGGTGAATGTATCGGTTATGTGGGAAATACCGGTAGCTCTACTGCTCCCCACTGTCACTACGAGGTCATAAAAGATAATGAGCATGTAAAT
It contains:
- the gatB gene encoding Asp-tRNA(Asn)/Glu-tRNA(Gln) amidotransferase subunit GatB, whose amino-acid sequence is MLEESVRNKYEAVIGLEVHAQMLTKSKMFASDSAEYGGRPNRHVSVITLGHPGTLPKPNRKAMDYAMRMGLACACEISRENIFDRKNYFYPDLPKGYQLTQDKTPICIGGQVNITLAGGQSRAIQLNRIHLEEDAGKSIHVQGEEDTLVDYNRAGVPLIEIVTEPDIHSSEEAYAFLTEVRRLVRYLDICDGNMEEGSLRCDANISIRPVGETSLGKKVEVKNMNSIRNVARAIDHEIERQIAETEKGNSIPSETRTFDSVTGTTAGMRTKEELNDYRYFPEPDISPLIVTDEWIEEVRRTMPSLPWELYERFTREYGLPDYDASVITDNKEFARYFEAICRDTTNYKSASNWMMGPVKSHLNDHGIHASELAVKPAQVATLINMVDENKVSVTAAQQSIFPALVDNPEKTPEQVAEELNLVQESNDDALLPIIREVLEANPDKVKAYQKGKKGLIGMFMGEVMKKSGGKADPKKTNELLRQELG
- a CDS encoding M23 family metallopeptidase; the encoded protein is MARIKYYYDTETCRYERVKVSKWDTLLNGLGFLCLALILAVGLVWLYSLNFEMPKEAQLREENEELKLYYELVDEEMGKMRRMMAALQDRDDNVYRVIFEADPIPDAVRQAGTGGAQRYKELMEQDLSQGELMMKTFKKIDKLKKQMLIQTNSYDEINRMAEDKNIMLASIPAIQPVSNKELKRLASGYGMRIHPIYKTRRMHEGIDFSAPRGTPIYATGNGKVTVVRSNFSGYGKEVVIDHGYGYKTRYAHMESFNVRQGQEVKRGECIGYVGNTGSSTAPHCHYEVIKDNEHVNPVHYFFKELNSNEYDKILELASVENQSLS
- the alaS gene encoding alanine--tRNA ligase; its protein translation is MEAATIRQKFLDFFESKSHQVVPSAPLVLKDDPTLMFTNAGMNQFKDYFLGNKVATAKRVADTQKCLRVSGKHNDLEEVGMDTYHHTMFEMLGNWSFGDYFKKEAIEWAWELLTEVYGLSKDRLYVTVFEGDASESLAEDSEARGFWQKHIQPERILNGNKKDNFWEMGDTGPCGPCSEIHIDLRPDADRKMTPGDTLVNQDHPLVVEVWNLVFIQYNRLANGSLESLPEKHVDTGMGFERLCMAIQGKESNYETDVFTPLISTIAGMAGKTYGENEETDIAIRVVADHIRAVSFAIADGQMPSNNRAGYVIRRILRRAVRYGYTFLGFSEPFFHKIVEPLATQFAEVFPELAEQKDFVTNVIRQEEANFLRTLENGLKRLDQIREELNTKGETVISGALAFELNDTYGFPLDLTALIARENGLKVDEAGFAQEMKQQKERSKSAAAVEKGDWTVLLGDEENVFVGYDNLESNSRIIKYREVADKKKTLFHIVLDQTPFYAESGGQAGDTGYLDTGSEKIRVIDTKKENDLIVHYTEKLPADPEQELKSVVNAEKRRLTAYNHSATHLLHSALRQVLGDHVQQRGSLVNEKILRFDFSHFEKVSDEQLEEVERIVNRKIRENIPLAEKRNVAIAEAKEMGAMALFGEKYGDFVRVITFDPQYSVELCGGTHVPATGTIGLFKIITETSVAAGVRRIEAITGDTAEDYVRKQEDVLAALKDLLKNPKDVVKAVEQLVDDRNKLGKEIDQLHARQAGAVKQQLMDKQQAIGGANVIITQVTLPNADALKKIGFELKNEVENLVAVLAADIAGKPQIAVVINEELVKEKGLNAGQMVRELAKEIKGGGGGQPFFATAGGKDVAGLSEVVRVAEKMIKDKLGE
- a CDS encoding peroxiredoxin family protein, which produces MLYAKRYFLLACVGLAALTSCGDSNSASEGNDGEITLSGKVRYPQSEGDILLMRMDSRSGSVIDTLQLAEDSTFSVSFDPEPGYYRVNFYNRQQAAVILDDEDVNLVVDGNHPRGAVEASGSEDMQLLLDFQKLGQDVQQRMGGLIQRNRIASQERDTATLEANMAEAQMIQDSVRAIVHDKLEGNTGSLAAMQGLAFLSYDSDRELIDQILADLSEKYPNEMVVKQTADQVAQARKTAVGSMAPEIEMATPDGGTLKLSELRGKYVLIDFWAAWCKPCRMENPNVVKLYSEYEDENFEILGVSLDRDHAKWVEAIEQDGLPWKHVSDLQYFDNQAAQDYNIQAIPATVLVDPEGKIIAKDLRGKSLENKLAELFES